Proteins from a genomic interval of Rubinisphaera italica:
- a CDS encoding DinB family protein, translated as MPYQQLLEEYAQGADLLANAISSMTSEQLDASPIPGKWSTRQVVCHLTDFEPIYADRIKRALVEDNPTLMGGDPDVFANGLGYEVRDLNNELNIIRTTRQQLLTVLENCDDAAFQRTGQHSRDGDLTIETLLKRITGHIPHHIKTIEEKKQALGV; from the coding sequence ATGCCCTATCAACAGTTACTGGAAGAATATGCTCAGGGAGCAGATTTGCTGGCCAACGCGATTTCCAGCATGACATCTGAACAACTCGACGCCAGCCCGATCCCAGGAAAATGGTCAACCCGGCAGGTCGTCTGTCATCTTACCGATTTCGAACCGATCTATGCCGACCGCATTAAGCGGGCCCTTGTTGAAGACAATCCCACATTAATGGGCGGCGATCCCGATGTATTCGCCAACGGCCTGGGTTATGAAGTCCGGGATTTAAACAATGAATTGAACATTATTCGCACCACTCGTCAACAACTGTTGACTGTTCTCGAAAACTGCGATGATGCAGCATTTCAAAGAACAGGACAGCATTCCCGCGATGGCGATCTCACCATCGAAACATTGCTGAAGAGAATCACAGGCCATATTCCTCACCACATCAAAACCATCGAGGAAAAGAAGCAGGCCCTTGGAGTCTAA
- a CDS encoding zinc ribbon domain-containing protein — MTSATNSLKELHQVLLQLEDCRSQLERGPSQIKARENIVRKREAEQVEFLDRLKHLRMSADSKSLELKTVEKKIEDLKGKLNSASSNREFDIFKAQIKADEMAMSVLEDEILEAFDQTETESNRKSEFEENVKSAKQQLADFKSKFDSDSIKNNEIIARLEEELKVLEKDLPKEPAEQYRRLVNSRGAKSMAAVLNGACGNCYVNLTPQQRIQIKSGPVQFCSNCGSILYIDENPEAD; from the coding sequence ATGACATCTGCCACAAATTCGCTCAAAGAGTTACATCAAGTTCTTCTCCAATTGGAAGACTGTCGGTCACAACTGGAACGAGGGCCGAGTCAAATCAAGGCTCGAGAAAATATTGTTCGGAAGCGTGAAGCAGAACAAGTTGAGTTTCTCGATCGCCTCAAACATCTCCGAATGTCAGCAGACTCCAAATCGCTTGAATTGAAAACCGTTGAAAAGAAAATTGAGGACTTGAAAGGAAAATTGAACTCTGCCAGTTCCAATCGGGAGTTTGATATTTTCAAAGCCCAGATCAAAGCCGATGAAATGGCAATGTCTGTTCTGGAAGATGAGATCCTGGAAGCCTTCGATCAGACGGAAACCGAATCGAATCGTAAGTCGGAATTTGAAGAGAATGTGAAATCCGCGAAACAGCAACTGGCAGATTTCAAATCCAAGTTTGATTCCGACTCCATCAAGAACAATGAAATCATTGCCCGTCTCGAAGAAGAATTGAAAGTTTTGGAGAAAGATCTCCCGAAAGAGCCAGCCGAACAATATCGACGATTAGTGAATAGTCGTGGTGCAAAGTCCATGGCTGCAGTTCTCAATGGTGCTTGCGGCAACTGCTATGTGAATCTGACACCGCAACAGAGAATTCAGATCAAATCCGGACCCGTACAATTCTGCTCAAACTGCGGCTCCATCCTGTATATCGATGAAAACCCCGAAGCTGATTAA
- a CDS encoding UTP--glucose-1-phosphate uridylyltransferase, translating to MDSNLKNLLSRYDQSQVLNFWEQLSADQQRGLEAQLQSIDFEELKGLINQAFHKTESTINPDSISPLKNSICLPENEKDREEWARARERGHKILDAGKVAAVLVAGGQGSRLGFDHPKGMFPIGPVTDRTLFQIFFEQLLALSNRHGVRIPYFIMTSDATHDETESFLQEHSLFGYPQEDVFLFKQGTMPAVDDKTGKILLKDPSTIAMSPDGHGGMLKAMQRANLFEEMQQRGIDYLFYHQVDNPCVSMCDPAMLGFHVEQSAEISTKVVAKREPGEKVGVLAEFDGKQSIIEYSDLLEEMAQDYDETGRLKYWAGNIAIHIMNRSLLEQLATGDSRLPVHVAHKKVPFVDAAGQQHSPDEPNAYKFERFIFDAIPRAKNPLVIETSREEEFNPVKNAEGNDSPASSQAALLARAQRWMKIARYSCDKKSKIEISPLIALEPKDLEKQFSEGDLEGARIVLSPNSEE from the coding sequence ATGGATTCCAATCTCAAAAATCTGCTCTCCCGATACGATCAATCTCAAGTTCTGAATTTCTGGGAACAACTTTCAGCCGATCAGCAACGCGGTTTGGAAGCGCAGCTTCAATCTATTGATTTTGAAGAATTGAAAGGTTTAATCAATCAGGCCTTTCATAAAACAGAGTCCACAATCAATCCCGATTCCATCAGTCCCTTAAAGAATTCCATCTGTCTTCCCGAGAATGAAAAGGATCGGGAAGAATGGGCACGTGCTCGAGAGCGTGGTCATAAAATTCTGGATGCCGGTAAAGTCGCTGCGGTGCTTGTGGCGGGTGGTCAGGGAAGTCGACTCGGGTTTGATCATCCCAAAGGCATGTTCCCAATCGGTCCCGTGACAGATCGAACTCTGTTCCAGATTTTCTTTGAACAATTGCTTGCGCTGTCAAATCGTCACGGTGTGCGAATTCCGTACTTCATTATGACAAGCGATGCCACGCATGACGAAACTGAATCTTTTCTTCAGGAACATTCCTTGTTCGGATACCCTCAGGAGGATGTGTTCCTGTTTAAACAGGGAACGATGCCAGCTGTTGACGACAAGACAGGCAAAATCCTGTTAAAAGATCCCTCGACAATTGCCATGAGTCCTGACGGTCATGGGGGGATGCTCAAAGCGATGCAGCGTGCCAACTTGTTTGAAGAAATGCAGCAGCGAGGAATCGATTATCTTTTCTATCATCAAGTCGACAATCCCTGCGTCAGCATGTGCGATCCAGCCATGCTTGGTTTTCACGTCGAACAGAGTGCGGAAATCAGTACGAAAGTTGTCGCGAAGCGGGAACCTGGTGAAAAAGTGGGGGTATTGGCTGAATTCGATGGCAAACAGAGCATCATTGAATACAGTGATTTGCTGGAAGAGATGGCTCAGGATTACGATGAAACCGGCCGGCTGAAATACTGGGCGGGCAATATCGCAATTCATATCATGAATCGCAGCTTACTTGAACAACTCGCGACTGGAGATTCCCGATTGCCAGTACATGTGGCTCACAAGAAAGTTCCCTTTGTCGACGCAGCGGGCCAACAGCATTCACCCGATGAGCCCAATGCCTATAAATTTGAACGATTCATTTTCGATGCGATCCCGCGAGCCAAGAATCCGCTGGTCATTGAGACCTCACGCGAAGAGGAATTTAATCCCGTCAAAAATGCAGAAGGGAACGATTCCCCTGCCTCCTCTCAGGCAGCTCTGTTGGCAAGAGCGCAGCGCTGGATGAAAATCGCTCGATACAGTTGCGACAAAAAATCGAAAATTGAAATCAGTCCACTGATTGCGTTAGAGCCGAAAGATCTGGAAAAACAGTTCTCTGAAGGTGATTTGGAGGGAGCAAGAATCGTTCTCTCACCAAATTCAGAAGAGTAA
- a CDS encoding DUF5658 family protein — translation MKGPEELNNSLFHRLFRKQLPLESETTLFILVSALDIFMTWILLSGGGFIESNPVARFFLDHWGRKGFVGFKFACVALVCIIAQIVATQKPHLARLILLVGITVVSFVVIYSLTLWMRANGLA, via the coding sequence GTGAAAGGACCTGAAGAACTCAACAACTCGCTGTTTCATCGTCTTTTCCGCAAACAGTTGCCTCTCGAATCGGAAACGACGCTCTTCATACTCGTCAGTGCGCTCGATATTTTCATGACCTGGATCCTGCTTTCCGGGGGAGGCTTTATCGAATCGAATCCGGTCGCCAGGTTCTTTCTGGATCACTGGGGGCGCAAAGGATTTGTCGGCTTCAAATTCGCTTGCGTAGCACTCGTCTGCATTATTGCTCAAATCGTCGCTACACAAAAACCGCATCTCGCACGACTGATCCTGCTGGTCGGTATCACGGTTGTTTCATTCGTCGTCATTTATAGTTTGACACTCTGGATGCGGGCAAATGGTCTTGCGTGA